In Poecile atricapillus isolate bPoeAtr1 chromosome 12, bPoeAtr1.hap1, whole genome shotgun sequence, one DNA window encodes the following:
- the NXT2 gene encoding NTF2-related export protein 2 isoform X1 has protein sequence MISFLQDFKTYVDQACRAADEFVNIYYETMDKRRRALTRLYLDKATLVWNGNAVSGQEELNKFFEMLPSSEFQVNVLDCQPVHEQATQGQTTVLVVTSGTVKFDGDKQRYFNQNFLLTAQATPTNTVWKIAGDCFRFQDWAS, from the exons ATGATTTCTTTCCTCCAGGATTTCAAAACCTATGTGGATCAAGCTTGTAGAGCTGCAGATGAATTTGTCAATATTTACTATGAGACAATGGACAAAAGAAGAAGG GCTTTAACCAGATTGTATTTGGACAAAGCAACTTTAGTTTGGAATGGTAATGCTGTGTCTGGACAAGAAGAACTAAATAAATTTTTTGAAATGTTGCCATCAAGTGAATTCCAGGTTAATGTGTTGGACTGCCAGCCTGTTCACG AGCAAGCTACTCAAGGCCAGACAACAGTCCTCGTGGTGACAAGTGGGACTGTCAAATTTGATGGGGATAAGCAGCGCTACTTCAATCAGAACTTCCTGCTGACGGCACAGGCCACCCCCACCAACACCGTGTGGAAGATCGCCGGGGACTGCTTCCGCTTCCAGGACTGGGCCAGTTAG
- the NXT2 gene encoding NTF2-related export protein 2 isoform X2, which produces MAASVDFKTYVDQACRAADEFVNIYYETMDKRRRALTRLYLDKATLVWNGNAVSGQEELNKFFEMLPSSEFQVNVLDCQPVHEQATQGQTTVLVVTSGTVKFDGDKQRYFNQNFLLTAQATPTNTVWKIAGDCFRFQDWAS; this is translated from the exons ATGGCCGCGTCCGTG GATTTCAAAACCTATGTGGATCAAGCTTGTAGAGCTGCAGATGAATTTGTCAATATTTACTATGAGACAATGGACAAAAGAAGAAGG GCTTTAACCAGATTGTATTTGGACAAAGCAACTTTAGTTTGGAATGGTAATGCTGTGTCTGGACAAGAAGAACTAAATAAATTTTTTGAAATGTTGCCATCAAGTGAATTCCAGGTTAATGTGTTGGACTGCCAGCCTGTTCACG AGCAAGCTACTCAAGGCCAGACAACAGTCCTCGTGGTGACAAGTGGGACTGTCAAATTTGATGGGGATAAGCAGCGCTACTTCAATCAGAACTTCCTGCTGACGGCACAGGCCACCCCCACCAACACCGTGTGGAAGATCGCCGGGGACTGCTTCCGCTTCCAGGACTGGGCCAGTTAG